From the genome of Nocardia sp. NBC_01503, one region includes:
- the obgE gene encoding GTPase ObgE produces the protein MSKFIDRVVLHVRAGKGGHGCSSVRREKFMPLGGPDGGNGGNGGDVILEVDGNVHTLLDFHFHPHAKGGNGKPGEGNNRNGKQGEGLLLKVPDGTVVMSADGEVLADLVGVGTQFIAALGGRGGLGNAALVSKARKAPGFALLGEDGQERELVLELKSVADVGLVGFPSAGKSSLVSVLSAAKPKIADYPFTTLVPNLGVVLSGDTTFTVADVPGLIPGASEGRGLGLDFLRHLERCAVLAHVVDCATMDPGRDPISDVDALEAELAAYQPALKGDEGLGDLADRPRVVILNKADVPDAAELAEMVTPEFKKRGWPVFTISAVSREGLRPLTFALAEMIQQYREAHPKAEAKRAVIRPVAKGEVGFKIIKDGEIEGGFIVIGERPERWVAQTQFDNDEAVGFLADRLARLGVEDALVKLGAEPGCSVTIGDYCFDWEPQISAGAETLLTRRGVDARLDQTERIGAAERKHASRARRGLIDDEG, from the coding sequence ATGTCCAAATTCATCGACCGTGTCGTGCTGCACGTGCGTGCGGGCAAGGGTGGGCACGGATGTTCCTCGGTACGCCGAGAGAAGTTCATGCCCCTGGGCGGCCCCGATGGCGGCAATGGCGGTAATGGCGGGGATGTGATCCTCGAGGTCGACGGCAATGTGCATACGCTGCTGGACTTCCACTTCCACCCGCACGCCAAGGGCGGTAACGGTAAGCCGGGCGAGGGCAACAACCGCAATGGCAAGCAGGGCGAGGGCCTGCTGCTGAAGGTGCCGGACGGCACGGTCGTCATGAGCGCCGACGGTGAGGTGCTGGCCGATCTGGTCGGCGTCGGCACCCAGTTCATCGCCGCGCTCGGTGGCCGCGGTGGGCTCGGTAATGCCGCGCTCGTCTCCAAGGCGCGTAAGGCTCCCGGTTTCGCGCTGCTCGGTGAGGACGGTCAGGAGCGCGAGCTGGTGCTCGAGCTCAAGTCGGTGGCGGATGTGGGCCTGGTGGGCTTCCCGTCGGCCGGTAAGTCGTCGCTGGTTTCGGTGCTCTCGGCGGCCAAGCCGAAGATCGCCGATTACCCGTTCACCACGCTGGTGCCGAATCTCGGTGTGGTGCTTTCGGGCGATACGACCTTCACCGTGGCCGATGTGCCCGGTTTGATTCCGGGCGCGAGCGAGGGCCGCGGCCTGGGTCTGGACTTCCTGCGGCATCTGGAGCGCTGTGCGGTGCTCGCGCACGTTGTGGATTGCGCCACAATGGATCCGGGTCGCGATCCGATCTCCGATGTGGACGCGCTCGAGGCCGAACTCGCCGCGTATCAGCCCGCGCTCAAGGGCGATGAGGGGCTGGGCGATCTGGCGGATCGACCGCGCGTTGTCATCCTCAACAAGGCTGACGTGCCCGACGCCGCCGAGTTGGCCGAGATGGTCACCCCGGAGTTCAAGAAGCGTGGCTGGCCGGTCTTCACCATCTCGGCGGTGAGCCGGGAGGGTCTGCGGCCGTTGACCTTCGCGCTGGCGGAGATGATTCAGCAGTACCGCGAGGCGCATCCCAAGGCCGAGGCCAAGCGGGCGGTCATTCGCCCGGTCGCCAAGGGCGAGGTCGGTTTCAAGATCATCAAGGATGGCGAGATCGAGGGCGGCTTCATCGTCATCGGCGAGCGTCCGGAGCGCTGGGTCGCGCAGACCCAGTTCGACAATGACGAGGCCGTCGGCTTCCTCGCGGACCGCCTGGCGCGGCTCGGTGTGGAGGACGCGCTGGTCAAGCTGGGCGCCGAGCCGGGTTGTTCGGTGACCATCGGCGACTACTGCTTCGACTGGGAGCCGCAGATCTCCGCGGGTGCGGAGACGCTGCTCACCCGCCGCGGTGTCGACGCGCGCCTGGATCAGACCGAGCGCATCGGCGCGGCCGAGCGCAAGCACGCCTCGCGCGCGCGGCGGGGCCTGATCGACGACGAGGGCTGA
- the proB gene encoding glutamate 5-kinase, whose protein sequence is MSAARQAIATARSVVVKIGSSALTSLEGGLETERLDRLADAVEARMRAGSDVVVVSSGAIGAGIAPLGLSRRPKDLATKQAAASVGQLALAHAWGTSFSRYDRVVGQVLLSAGDFGRREHHRNAQRTLDRLRSLHAIAVVNENDTVATEEIRFGDNDRLAALVAHLVGADALILLSDVDGLYDGDPRKGAANFIPEVRSSADLDGVIAGSGGALGTGGMASKLSAARLAADAGVPVLLAAASDAAAALSGATVGTAFAARPVRLSARKFWVRHAADSRGAVHIDAGAVAAVAERRRSLLAAGITKVAGRFYGGDVIDLISPDGTVVARGVAAYDSEELESMKGRSTGDLPENSQRPVVHADDLVKI, encoded by the coding sequence CTGAGCGCGGCCCGGCAGGCCATCGCGACGGCGCGCAGTGTGGTCGTCAAGATCGGCTCCTCGGCGCTGACCAGTCTCGAGGGCGGGCTGGAGACCGAGCGGCTGGACCGCCTGGCCGATGCCGTCGAGGCGCGCATGCGCGCCGGATCCGATGTGGTGGTGGTCTCCTCCGGGGCCATCGGCGCGGGTATCGCACCGCTCGGATTGTCCAGGCGGCCCAAGGATCTGGCCACCAAACAGGCGGCCGCCAGCGTCGGGCAGCTGGCCCTCGCGCACGCCTGGGGCACCTCGTTCTCCCGGTATGACCGCGTGGTCGGTCAGGTCCTGCTCAGCGCGGGCGATTTCGGCCGGCGTGAACATCATCGCAATGCCCAGCGCACCCTGGATCGGCTGCGCTCGCTGCACGCCATCGCCGTGGTGAACGAAAACGACACCGTCGCAACGGAAGAGATCCGCTTCGGCGATAACGACCGCCTGGCCGCGCTGGTAGCGCATCTGGTCGGCGCGGACGCGCTGATCCTGCTGTCGGATGTCGACGGCCTCTACGACGGCGACCCCCGCAAGGGCGCCGCCAACTTCATCCCCGAGGTCCGCAGCAGCGCCGACCTCGACGGTGTGATCGCCGGTAGCGGAGGCGCTTTGGGTACCGGCGGAATGGCCTCCAAGCTCTCCGCCGCCCGCCTGGCCGCCGACGCGGGTGTGCCCGTCCTGCTGGCCGCGGCCTCCGATGCCGCCGCGGCGCTCTCCGGCGCGACCGTGGGTACGGCCTTCGCCGCCCGCCCGGTCCGCCTGTCCGCCCGCAAGTTCTGGGTTCGCCACGCCGCCGACAGCCGCGGCGCGGTCCATATCGACGCGGGCGCGGTCGCGGCGGTGGCCGAACGCCGCCGCTCTCTCCTGGCCGCCGGAATAACCAAGGTCGCGGGCCGCTTCTACGGCGGCGATGTCATCGACCTGATCTCCCCGGACGGTACCGTCGTGGCCCGCGGTGTCGCGGCTTACGACAGTGAAGAACTCGAATCCATGAAAGGCCGTTCCACCGGCGACCTCCCGGAGAACTCCCAGCGCCCCGTCGTCCACGCCGACGACCTGGTCAAGATCTGA
- the folC gene encoding bifunctional tetrahydrofolate synthase/dihydrofolate synthase, with product MALVEAELDKRWPETKIEPSLTRIATLMDLLGSPQHGYPAIHIAGTNGKTSVTRMIDALLTALHRRTGRITSPHLQLATERIAIDNAPITPGQYVELYRELLPFLEMVDKQSIAAGGPALSKFEVLTAMAYAKFAEAPVDVAVVETGMGGTWDATNVIDGQVAVITPIGLDHTDFLGPDLESIAGEKAGIIKKAPADELVPRDTVAVIAEQQPEVMEVLLRRAVDMDAAVAREGSEFRVLTRRVAIGGQVLELQGLGGVYDDIFLPLHGEHQARNAVLALAAVEAFFGAGASRQLDIDAIRAGFASVQSPGRMERMRSAPTIFIDAAHNPHGAQALAATLTSEFDFRKLVGVVAVLGDKDAAGILDALEPILDEIVVTENGSPRALPVDDLANLAVQRFGDERVAVASDLPDAIETAIALAEEGESGELVSGAGIVVTGSVVTAGTARSLFGKDPA from the coding sequence ATGGCGCTGGTCGAAGCCGAACTCGACAAGCGCTGGCCCGAGACCAAGATCGAGCCCTCGCTGACCCGCATCGCCACCCTCATGGATCTGCTGGGTTCGCCGCAGCACGGCTACCCGGCCATCCATATCGCGGGCACCAATGGCAAGACCTCGGTCACTCGCATGATCGACGCGCTGCTGACCGCTCTGCACCGGCGCACCGGGCGGATCACCAGCCCGCACCTGCAATTGGCGACCGAACGCATCGCCATCGACAACGCGCCCATCACGCCCGGCCAATACGTCGAGCTGTATCGCGAACTGCTGCCCTTCCTCGAGATGGTCGACAAACAGTCCATCGCGGCGGGCGGCCCGGCGCTGAGCAAGTTCGAAGTGCTCACCGCCATGGCCTACGCGAAATTCGCCGAAGCGCCCGTCGATGTCGCGGTCGTCGAGACCGGTATGGGCGGCACCTGGGACGCCACCAATGTCATCGACGGTCAGGTCGCGGTGATCACCCCGATCGGCCTGGACCACACCGACTTCCTCGGCCCGGATCTGGAATCCATCGCGGGGGAGAAGGCCGGAATCATCAAGAAGGCCCCGGCCGACGAACTGGTGCCGCGCGACACCGTCGCGGTCATCGCCGAACAGCAGCCCGAGGTCATGGAGGTGCTGCTGCGCCGCGCCGTCGATATGGATGCCGCTGTGGCGCGGGAAGGTTCGGAGTTCCGGGTGCTCACCCGTCGCGTCGCCATCGGCGGCCAGGTCCTGGAGTTGCAGGGCCTCGGCGGTGTGTACGACGACATCTTCCTGCCGCTGCACGGTGAACACCAGGCCCGCAATGCCGTGCTCGCGCTCGCCGCAGTCGAAGCCTTCTTCGGCGCGGGCGCGTCCCGCCAGCTCGATATCGACGCCATCCGAGCCGGATTCGCCTCCGTGCAGAGCCCCGGTCGGATGGAGCGCATGCGCAGCGCGCCGACCATCTTCATCGATGCCGCGCACAACCCGCACGGCGCGCAGGCCCTCGCGGCAACGCTCACCAGCGAATTCGACTTCCGCAAACTGGTCGGCGTGGTCGCGGTGCTCGGCGATAAGGACGCCGCGGGCATCCTGGACGCCCTCGAACCCATCCTCGACGAGATCGTCGTCACCGAGAACGGTTCGCCCCGAGCCCTTCCCGTCGACGATCTCGCCAACCTCGCCGTCCAGCGCTTCGGCGATGAGCGCGTCGCGGTGGCCAGTGATCTGCCCGACGCCATCGAGACCGCCATCGCCCTCGCCGAAGAGGGTGAGAGTGGCGAACTCGTCTCCGGAGCGGGCATCGTGGTCACCGGATCGGTCGTCACCGCCGGGACGGCCCGCTCACTGTTCGGAAAGGATCCCGCATGA
- the rplU gene encoding 50S ribosomal protein L21 — protein sequence MATYAIVKTGGKQYKVAVGDLVKVEKIEGLPGTSVSLAPVLLVDGAELTTDADKLAKVSVSAEVVEQTKGPKIRIHKFKNKTGYHKRQGHRQKLTVLKVTGIK from the coding sequence ATGGCAACGTACGCAATCGTCAAGACCGGCGGAAAGCAGTACAAGGTCGCGGTTGGTGACCTGGTGAAGGTCGAGAAGATCGAGGGTCTGCCGGGCACTTCCGTGTCGCTGGCGCCGGTGCTGCTGGTTGATGGCGCCGAGCTGACCACCGATGCTGACAAGCTGGCGAAGGTCTCCGTGTCCGCCGAGGTGGTCGAGCAGACCAAGGGCCCGAAGATCCGTATCCACAAGTTCAAGAACAAGACCGGCTACCACAAGCGTCAGGGCCACCGTCAGAAGCTGACGGTCCTGAAGGTCACCGGCATCAAGTAA
- the rpmA gene encoding 50S ribosomal protein L27: MAHKKGASSSRNGRDSNAQRLGVKRFGGQVVKSGEILVRQRGTHFHPGVNVGRGGDDTLFALAAGSVQFGTKRGRKTINIVVPEPVSA, translated from the coding sequence ATGGCACATAAGAAGGGTGCATCCAGCTCGCGCAATGGTCGCGATTCGAATGCCCAGCGGCTCGGCGTCAAGCGCTTCGGCGGCCAGGTCGTCAAGTCCGGTGAGATCCTGGTTCGCCAGCGCGGCACGCACTTCCACCCCGGTGTGAATGTCGGCCGTGGCGGCGACGACACCCTGTTCGCCCTCGCGGCGGGCTCGGTGCAGTTCGGCACCAAGCGTGGTCGCAAGACCATCAACATCGTGGTTCCGGAGCCGGTGTCGGCCTGA
- the ndk gene encoding nucleoside-diphosphate kinase: MTEQTLVLIKPDGVARGLIGEIITRIERKGLKIAALKQVNVSEEIAVAHYAEHRDKAFFGSLIEFITSGPVVAAVLEGPRAIAAFRQIAGGTDPVEKAVPGSIRGDYALETQFNLVHGSDAPESAKREISLWFPEFTH, encoded by the coding sequence GTGACTGAGCAGACGTTGGTACTCATCAAGCCCGACGGCGTGGCCCGTGGCCTGATCGGGGAGATCATCACCCGAATCGAGCGCAAGGGTCTCAAGATCGCCGCGCTCAAGCAGGTGAATGTCTCCGAAGAGATCGCCGTGGCGCACTACGCCGAGCACCGGGACAAGGCGTTCTTCGGATCGCTGATCGAATTCATCACCTCGGGTCCGGTCGTCGCGGCCGTCCTGGAAGGCCCCCGCGCCATCGCCGCCTTCCGTCAGATCGCCGGCGGCACCGATCCGGTCGAGAAGGCCGTCCCCGGCAGCATCCGTGGCGACTACGCCCTGGAAACCCAGTTCAACCTGGTCCACGGCTCGGACGCGCCGGAATCCGCCAAGCGCGAGATCTCGCTCTGGTTCCCCGAATTCACTCACTGA
- a CDS encoding DUF4233 domain-containing protein: MSDEVPAGVPEPTTDPWKGFRGVMAGTLVLEAITVLLALPVVGAVGGGLKWWSVLYLVGLAVLMFLGAGVQRRPWAMPFNLTLQAALLAGGFIHISIAVIGVVFAAVWLFILFLRADVRKRIEAGLLPSQRMSGA, translated from the coding sequence ATGAGTGACGAGGTGCCCGCGGGCGTGCCCGAACCCACCACCGACCCGTGGAAGGGCTTCCGCGGGGTCATGGCCGGAACCCTCGTCCTCGAGGCCATCACGGTGCTGCTCGCGCTACCCGTGGTCGGCGCGGTCGGCGGCGGCCTGAAATGGTGGTCCGTCCTCTACCTGGTCGGCCTGGCCGTACTCATGTTCCTGGGCGCGGGCGTCCAGCGCCGCCCGTGGGCCATGCCCTTCAACCTCACCCTGCAAGCCGCCCTGCTGGCGGGCGGTTTCATTCATATCTCCATCGCGGTGATCGGAGTCGTCTTCGCCGCCGTCTGGCTCTTCATCCTCTTTCTGCGCGCGGACGTCCGAAAGCGCATCGAGGCCGGTTTGCTACCCAGTCAGCGGATGTCCGGGGCCTGA
- a CDS encoding DUF4254 domain-containing protein, with protein MYIPQPDDTQLSWASGRDNVFVHRPLLPDWHELLAAFCGHIGDQSDDHPVTRWARGLAELHLERRAERGDPGAADTRAVDERRAQTVTFIDEWVARRARRRGTRAESLGSLIDSMAAAHVHAIHLLRTVDRVSDEQVHAAWYDLAELAAGWTDRAANVLGAQQRRAPAASPGIQRPA; from the coding sequence ATGTACATACCGCAACCGGACGACACCCAGTTGTCGTGGGCGAGTGGCCGTGACAATGTCTTCGTACACCGCCCCCTATTACCCGACTGGCACGAATTGCTGGCCGCCTTCTGCGGTCACATCGGTGACCAGTCCGATGACCATCCGGTCACCCGCTGGGCTCGTGGCCTGGCCGAATTGCATTTGGAGCGCCGTGCGGAGCGTGGCGATCCGGGCGCGGCCGATACGCGCGCGGTGGATGAGCGCCGCGCCCAGACGGTCACTTTCATCGACGAGTGGGTGGCGAGACGGGCGCGTCGGAGGGGAACGCGCGCCGAATCCCTCGGTTCCCTCATCGATTCGATGGCCGCCGCGCACGTGCACGCGATACATCTACTGCGAACGGTGGACCGGGTATCGGATGAACAGGTACACGCGGCCTGGTACGACCTGGCCGAACTGGCCGCCGGATGGACGGATCGTGCCGCGAACGTCCTAGGCGCACAGCAACGAAGAGCTCCCGCCGCCTCTCCGGGCATTCAGCGCCCGGCCTGA
- a CDS encoding DUF6585 family protein: protein MDDARGGDRSGDLEVRRLRAGERATRIPANAQGAQYTPSVVGFNDDGSVIVGQKAADRAIRHPERTATAVRRHLGTDWRFTNHGTTYTAPQITACVLRKLKRDAQAALGAEVTDVVLSMPAHYGEAERRATLEAAELAGLRVRRLVGETNLAGFAYAMQTRPADETTLVLDLGAGTFSVSLLYGIPLAILGVIVTASFITDGAGSALAVAVLFLGVAGLVWLRKFISSPRHTAARVKYVGSQNTGSRFRDAQLSLYEPGTVVQSGDETHVFRWDTVSVLQDLTRVSHKMYGTETGVSWIHRYQLTDPSGTSYLVTGDFTGPEQWGPEIQRRVAAAQLPRAVADIEAGKTLEFASIALSRSHIRAHGRSVSWSEVQEIRVDKGYISIRVAGEWFSLAKTTTNAIPNVFIFLELAESLRTAAA from the coding sequence TTGGATGACGCGCGTGGTGGGGATCGATCTGGAGACCTCGAAGTCCGTCGTCTGCGTGCTGGAGAACGGGCGACCCGCATACCGGCCAACGCCCAAGGCGCGCAATACACCCCGTCCGTCGTGGGATTCAATGACGACGGCTCGGTGATCGTCGGGCAAAAGGCCGCCGATCGCGCCATCCGGCATCCCGAGCGAACCGCCACCGCCGTGCGCCGCCACCTCGGCACCGACTGGCGCTTCACCAACCACGGAACGACCTACACCGCACCGCAAATCACCGCCTGCGTACTTCGCAAACTCAAACGCGATGCCCAGGCCGCACTCGGTGCGGAGGTCACCGATGTGGTGCTGTCCATGCCCGCCCACTACGGCGAGGCCGAACGCCGGGCCACCCTCGAAGCCGCGGAGCTGGCGGGATTGCGAGTCCGGCGACTCGTCGGCGAGACCAACCTGGCCGGATTCGCCTACGCCATGCAGACCCGCCCCGCCGACGAGACCACCCTCGTACTCGACCTCGGCGCAGGCACTTTCAGCGTTTCACTGCTCTACGGGATACCGCTGGCCATTCTCGGGGTCATCGTTACTGCCAGCTTCATCACCGACGGCGCGGGGAGCGCGCTGGCGGTCGCGGTGCTCTTCCTCGGCGTCGCCGGACTGGTGTGGCTGCGGAAGTTCATCAGTTCGCCACGGCATACGGCGGCACGGGTCAAGTACGTCGGCAGCCAGAACACCGGTTCGCGATTCCGCGACGCGCAATTGAGCCTGTACGAGCCCGGGACCGTGGTGCAGAGCGGTGACGAGACGCACGTATTCCGTTGGGACACGGTATCGGTATTGCAGGACCTCACCCGCGTCTCGCACAAGATGTACGGCACGGAGACGGGCGTCTCCTGGATCCACCGCTACCAACTCACCGATCCCTCCGGCACCAGCTACCTGGTCACCGGCGACTTCACCGGCCCGGAACAATGGGGACCGGAGATCCAGCGCCGGGTCGCCGCCGCCCAACTCCCCCGCGCCGTCGCCGATATCGAAGCCGGTAAGACCCTGGAGTTCGCGTCGATCGCCCTGAGCCGCAGCCATATTCGAGCACACGGCCGCTCGGTCTCCTGGAGCGAAGTCCAGGAGATCCGGGTGGACAAGGGCTACATCTCGATTCGCGTTGCCGGAGAATGGTTCTCGCTGGCGAAGACGACGACCAACGCCATCCCGAACGTCTTCATCTTCCTGGAACTGGCCGAAAGCCTGCGCACCGCCGCCGCCTGA
- a CDS encoding translation initiation factor IF-2 N-terminal domain-containing protein, protein MAEKEPQEATQVNADGEAADTIRAAEQLPERIRVHALAKLLGTTSKRILAHLTEMGAQARSPQSSLDRTVAETVRDAFGPRSVEPPATVDEAIIAGDELAADELAAEEVEAAEAAPARKRAPKLFTSPFQQPELPVEEPVLYQPSAPVAAPLFLSPDVAAAEETRRKLRSERKPKAEEKPREEQVREDKPRAEKAKVEEQVRVETKAVEEKAAEETAADDSEDEQDWDGDDAREQRGDGASRRRRRGRRGRGRGRGEQHPDDENGEIDPEIEDQLRADAEAEAEESEDDADDSAVPEGSSSRRRRRRRRRKGGDDTDNEPEVADDDPPNTVVHEREPRSKRRAAAKESNPDEVQGISGSTRLEAKRQRRRDGREAGRRRPPILTESEFLARRESVDRVMVVRDKHFPDHPTSTTQVAVLEDSILVEHFVTSTGSASMVGNVYLGKVQNVLPSMEAAFVDIGRGRNGVLYAGEVNWEAAGLGGRERKIEQALKPGDTVLVQVSKDPVGHKGARLTTQISLAGRFLVYVPGGTSTGISRKLPDTERKRLKEILRDIVPQDAGVIIRTASEGVSEPELARDVERLQQTWRTIEEQSKNGSGAPKTLYEEPDLLVKVVRDLFNEDFSKLIIEGERAWSTVENYVRTVAPDLLVRVEKYDNNGVDVFGSLRIDEQLAKALDRKVWLPSGGTLVIDRTEAMTVIDVNTGKFTGAGGSNLEETVTRNNLEAAEEIVRQMRLRDIGGMIVVDFIDMVLESNRDLVLRRLTEALGRDRTRHQVSEVTSLGLVQMTRKKLGTGLVEAFSSTCEHCHGRGLIVHNYPVESAPAEEGVGRREGSRRRRKDRGNAAPEAAPAVVEPAAQVVEVETTEGKEKAAARRAHPVALAMAAHHDDDLHHDEGHDDEQHDVADEVAYAQQALADAAVAGAEAVAEAAAHAEPAKSSTNGTARHTIESEAAADAVVEEEADEAGAEAAVLVQEAQAVVAEPEVTQEVTAPPARRAGRRRVARAVTAPASASEGAVFVLSSADQPQTPGLSLTDLAPVEVTPRARPRRRAAGRPAGAPEGEN, encoded by the coding sequence GTGGCCGAAAAAGAGCCGCAGGAAGCAACACAGGTGAACGCCGACGGGGAGGCCGCGGACACCATCCGGGCCGCCGAACAGTTGCCGGAACGGATCCGAGTGCACGCACTGGCGAAGCTGCTGGGCACCACCAGCAAACGTATCCTGGCCCACCTGACCGAAATGGGCGCCCAAGCCCGCAGCCCGCAGTCCAGCCTGGACCGCACGGTCGCCGAGACCGTTCGGGACGCCTTCGGACCGCGTTCGGTCGAGCCCCCGGCAACCGTCGACGAGGCCATCATCGCCGGTGACGAACTCGCCGCCGATGAACTGGCCGCCGAAGAGGTCGAGGCCGCCGAGGCCGCCCCCGCGCGCAAGCGCGCTCCCAAACTTTTCACCAGCCCGTTCCAGCAGCCGGAGCTGCCGGTCGAGGAGCCGGTGCTCTATCAGCCGTCCGCGCCCGTCGCCGCACCGCTGTTCCTGTCCCCGGATGTGGCCGCCGCCGAGGAGACCCGCCGCAAGCTGCGCTCCGAGCGCAAGCCCAAGGCCGAGGAGAAGCCGCGCGAGGAGCAGGTCCGCGAGGACAAGCCGCGCGCCGAGAAGGCCAAGGTCGAAGAGCAGGTCCGGGTCGAGACCAAGGCTGTCGAGGAGAAGGCCGCCGAGGAGACCGCCGCCGACGACTCCGAGGACGAGCAGGACTGGGACGGTGACGACGCCCGCGAGCAGCGCGGTGACGGCGCCTCGCGCCGTCGTCGTCGTGGCCGTCGTGGTCGTGGCCGGGGTCGCGGCGAACAGCATCCCGATGACGAGAACGGCGAGATCGATCCCGAGATCGAGGATCAGCTGCGCGCCGATGCCGAGGCCGAAGCCGAGGAGTCCGAGGACGACGCCGATGATTCGGCCGTGCCGGAGGGTTCGAGCAGCCGTCGCCGGCGCCGCCGTCGTCGCCGCAAGGGCGGGGACGACACCGATAACGAGCCCGAGGTGGCGGATGACGATCCGCCGAACACCGTCGTGCACGAGCGCGAGCCGCGCAGCAAGCGCCGCGCCGCCGCGAAGGAGAGCAACCCGGACGAGGTCCAGGGCATCAGCGGTTCGACCCGGCTCGAGGCCAAGCGCCAGCGTCGCCGGGACGGTCGCGAGGCCGGTCGCCGTCGCCCGCCCATCCTGACCGAATCCGAATTCCTGGCTCGTCGCGAATCGGTTGACCGGGTGATGGTGGTGCGGGACAAGCACTTCCCCGATCACCCGACCTCCACCACGCAGGTGGCGGTGCTCGAGGACAGCATTCTGGTCGAGCACTTCGTGACCAGCACCGGTTCGGCGTCCATGGTGGGCAATGTCTACCTGGGCAAGGTGCAGAACGTGCTGCCGTCCATGGAGGCCGCGTTCGTCGATATCGGCCGTGGCCGCAATGGGGTGCTGTACGCGGGCGAGGTGAACTGGGAGGCCGCCGGACTCGGTGGCAGGGAGCGCAAGATCGAGCAGGCGCTCAAGCCCGGTGACACCGTGCTGGTGCAGGTCTCCAAGGATCCGGTGGGGCACAAGGGCGCCCGCCTGACCACGCAGATCAGCCTGGCCGGTCGCTTCCTGGTGTATGTGCCCGGCGGTACCTCCACCGGTATCTCGCGCAAGCTGCCCGATACCGAGCGCAAGCGGCTCAAGGAGATTCTGCGCGATATCGTCCCGCAGGACGCCGGGGTCATCATCCGCACCGCGTCCGAGGGCGTCAGCGAGCCCGAGTTGGCGCGCGATGTCGAACGGCTGCAACAGACTTGGCGCACCATCGAGGAGCAGTCCAAGAACGGCTCCGGTGCGCCCAAGACCCTGTACGAAGAGCCCGACCTGCTGGTCAAGGTGGTTCGCGATCTGTTCAACGAGGACTTCTCCAAGTTGATCATCGAGGGTGAGCGCGCCTGGTCGACGGTGGAGAACTACGTCCGCACCGTCGCCCCGGATCTGCTTGTCCGCGTGGAGAAGTACGACAACAACGGTGTCGACGTCTTCGGCAGCCTGCGCATCGACGAGCAGTTGGCCAAGGCCCTGGACCGCAAGGTGTGGTTGCCCTCGGGTGGCACCCTGGTGATCGATCGCACCGAGGCCATGACGGTCATCGACGTCAATACCGGCAAATTCACCGGTGCGGGCGGCTCCAACCTCGAAGAGACCGTCACCCGGAACAACCTGGAGGCGGCCGAGGAGATCGTCCGCCAGATGCGACTGCGCGATATCGGCGGCATGATCGTCGTCGACTTCATCGATATGGTCCTCGAGTCCAATCGGGATCTGGTGCTGCGCAGGCTGACCGAGGCCCTGGGCCGCGATCGCACGCGTCATCAGGTCTCCGAGGTCACCTCGCTGGGCCTGGTCCAGATGACCCGCAAGAAGCTGGGCACCGGTCTGGTCGAGGCGTTCTCCTCCACCTGTGAGCACTGCCACGGTCGCGGTCTGATCGTGCACAACTACCCCGTCGAATCGGCTCCGGCCGAGGAGGGCGTCGGCCGTCGCGAGGGTTCGCGCCGCCGTCGCAAGGATCGCGGCAACGCGGCTCCCGAAGCGGCTCCGGCCGTGGTCGAGCCCGCCGCCCAGGTGGTCGAGGTGGAGACCACGGAGGGCAAGGAGAAGGCCGCCGCCCGGCGCGCTCATCCGGTCGCGCTCGCCATGGCCGCGCACCATGACGACGATCTGCATCACGACGAGGGCCACGACGACGAGCAGCACGATGTCGCCGATGAGGTGGCGTACGCGCAGCAGGCCCTGGCCGATGCCGCCGTCGCCGGTGCGGAAGCGGTCGCGGAGGCGGCCGCCCACGCCGAGCCGGCGAAGTCGTCCACCAACGGAACCGCCAGGCACACCATCGAATCCGAGGCCGCCGCGGACGCCGTGGTCGAGGAGGAGGCCGATGAGGCCGGCGCCGAGGCAGCGGTGCTGGTGCAGGAGGCTCAGGCGGTCGTCGCCGAACCGGAGGTGACCCAAGAGGTCACCGCACCGCCCGCCCGCCGGGCGGGCCGCCGCCGCGTCGCTCGCGCGGTCACCGCACCGGCCTCCGCCAGCGAGGGCGCGGTCTTCGTGCTCTCCAGCGCGGACCAGCCGCAAACCCCGGGCCTGTCCCTGACCGACCTGGCTCCGGTGGAGGTGACGCCGCGGGCTCGCCCCCGTCGTCGCGCCGCCGGGCGCCCTGCGGGCGCGCCGGAGGGCGAGAACTGA